The following are from one region of the Cloacibacterium normanense genome:
- a CDS encoding branched-chain amino acid transaminase yields MYFNNETVLYLDGKFVKASESSTDLYGQTLHYGYGAFEGIRSYETEHGTKVFKAEEHYERLKKSCELVKIPFNYTVQELVEATYELLEKNNLKNAYIRPLVYCAPNMSLTKPTSVSLMIAVWDWGAYLGEKLLRLTVSSYCRPHPKSIHIEAKICGHYVNSILATTEAKEKGFDEALLLDSDGFLAEGPGANLFFEKDGKLFTPQLGNILPGITRSTVLELADELDLEVEQGKFTKEDMFQADSAFYCGTAAEVVGIASVDDYQFPTNWNDSLGKKLQNAYSLLVREPLKQNPFN; encoded by the coding sequence ATGTATTTCAACAACGAAACAGTGCTTTATTTAGACGGAAAATTTGTAAAAGCCTCCGAATCTTCAACCGATCTGTATGGTCAAACCCTTCATTATGGTTATGGTGCTTTTGAAGGCATCCGTTCTTATGAAACAGAACACGGAACCAAGGTTTTTAAAGCCGAAGAACATTACGAGCGCCTAAAAAAATCATGCGAACTGGTGAAAATTCCTTTCAATTATACGGTGCAAGAATTAGTTGAAGCCACCTACGAATTGCTGGAAAAAAACAATTTAAAAAATGCCTACATCCGACCATTGGTGTATTGCGCGCCAAATATGAGTTTGACAAAACCTACGAGCGTATCGCTGATGATCGCTGTGTGGGATTGGGGAGCTTATTTAGGTGAAAAATTACTGCGGTTAACTGTTTCTTCCTATTGTCGCCCGCATCCAAAATCCATCCATATCGAAGCAAAAATCTGCGGTCATTATGTCAATTCTATCTTGGCAACTACCGAAGCAAAAGAAAAAGGTTTTGATGAAGCCTTACTTTTGGATAGCGATGGTTTCTTGGCCGAAGGTCCGGGAGCGAATTTATTTTTTGAAAAAGATGGGAAATTATTCACGCCGCAATTGGGAAATATCCTTCCAGGCATCACCAGATCTACGGTTTTGGAATTAGCAGATGAATTAGATCTAGAGGTAGAACAAGGTAAATTTACCAAAGAAGATATGTTCCAAGCCGACAGCGCATTTTACTGTGGAACAGCTGCCGAAGTGGTGGGAATAGCATCGGTAGATGATTATCAATTTCCTACAAACTGGAACGATTCCTTGGGTAAAAAACTTCAAAATGCCTATTCACTTTTGGTCAGAGAACCATTAAAACAAAACCCTTTCAACTAA
- a CDS encoding SusC/RagA family TonB-linked outer membrane protein has product MQKRTQQIILLAALGLVSVTNLQAQSKKAKLDSVRNIDEVVVTALGIKRQDKSLGYVAEKVSSEEFEKSQNNNWAQALEGKVAGLKIQTAGAGPLGSSKITLRGSISMNLDNNEALIVVDGVPLGGTNTGTGNAAYGAGSGGDLPVDYGNNFNSINPDDIENVTILKGATASALYGSRGANGAIMITTKSGKNKNGKIRVTLNSSTSFDTVLKWPDWQYEYGQGTLAKNKDGQFYYSYGASADGVSTGGTSSAFGPKFDGQYYFQYDPTVEGQSLERQLWRPYKDNVKGFWQMGTTYSNSISIESSNDKTSFRTSLSAVNNTWMMPNTGFDRFNYALSFDHKLSKKLRVATKFAYNYTKSDNLPSTGYNNQSISYFMIFQNPNVDLAWYEPIWKKDKYQVDQIHPFSTFIDNPYLIAYEMLNGVDKKLITGNITATYNFNNNFEMMLRSGIEITDEERTTKRPYSSANYLQGYYREQYIKNSEYNTDLLFTYKNNFGKWGVSASAGGNIRANEYVLNDYRAIGLRVPGIYQLTNAISLNTRIAQPNDKETNSVYGLASFNYDNLWFVDFTARNDWSSTLPKANRSYFYPSVATSLILSDVLKMKSKSWNYWKLRASWSQVGNDTQPYKLQQFYNTSDFVGSAENIANFQNPNLKPEMNQNIEAGMDFSFFKNRLTYNVTVYQNSTKDQVVNVPSLIETGYSTRTINAGEVRNRGIEMTLNAIPVKNKNFQWNVTANWSMNKNRIMSLPAEFQGEPYTMGSVGGVVFFNAVVGGSLGDMYGYKLQYAPDGQVIFGSDGLTAKSTEIEYVGNAYAKWRGGLQNAFKYKNFSLSFSFDGQYGGRVYSQSHHKMSEQGKLTHTLVGRDNPNGTIVGVGVVQNPDGSFSQNTKAVTLTSYYADYYRRANVETNSFDASYLKLREANITFYFPKQIVQSLNMSDLSLSLFGRNLWMWTKFPLFDPEAATLNDSSITPGVEIGQLPTARTVGIQLNAKF; this is encoded by the coding sequence ATGCAAAAACGAACACAGCAGATTATTTTATTAGCTGCTCTAGGTCTGGTAAGTGTAACCAACTTACAGGCGCAATCTAAGAAAGCAAAATTAGATTCCGTAAGAAACATAGACGAGGTAGTAGTAACTGCTTTGGGAATCAAAAGACAAGACAAATCCCTAGGCTATGTAGCAGAAAAAGTGTCATCAGAAGAGTTTGAAAAATCACAAAACAACAACTGGGCACAAGCGTTAGAAGGAAAAGTGGCAGGGCTTAAAATCCAAACAGCAGGTGCAGGTCCTCTAGGAAGCTCTAAAATCACCTTGAGAGGAAGTATTTCCATGAATTTGGATAACAATGAAGCGCTTATCGTAGTAGACGGAGTGCCATTGGGCGGAACCAATACAGGAACAGGAAACGCAGCGTATGGTGCAGGTTCTGGAGGAGATTTACCAGTAGATTACGGGAACAATTTTAACAGTATTAATCCAGATGACATCGAGAATGTAACGATTCTAAAAGGTGCTACTGCTTCTGCATTATATGGTTCTAGAGGTGCAAATGGAGCCATCATGATTACTACAAAATCAGGGAAAAATAAGAACGGAAAAATAAGAGTAACCCTTAATTCTTCTACAAGTTTTGACACCGTTTTGAAATGGCCAGATTGGCAATATGAATACGGTCAAGGAACATTGGCAAAAAATAAAGACGGTCAGTTTTACTATTCTTATGGCGCTTCAGCTGATGGAGTGAGTACAGGAGGAACCAGTAGTGCATTCGGACCTAAATTTGATGGACAATATTATTTTCAATATGACCCAACCGTAGAAGGACAAAGTTTAGAAAGACAATTGTGGAGACCTTATAAAGACAATGTTAAAGGTTTTTGGCAAATGGGAACGACTTATTCTAATAGCATCAGTATCGAAAGTTCTAATGATAAAACTTCTTTCCGTACTTCATTAAGCGCCGTAAACAATACATGGATGATGCCGAATACGGGCTTTGACAGATTCAATTATGCTTTGTCTTTTGACCATAAACTAAGCAAGAAGTTAAGAGTGGCCACTAAATTTGCCTATAACTACACCAAGAGTGATAATTTACCTTCTACAGGCTATAACAACCAATCGATTTCTTATTTCATGATTTTCCAGAATCCAAACGTTGATTTGGCTTGGTATGAACCGATTTGGAAAAAAGATAAGTATCAGGTAGACCAAATTCACCCTTTCAGTACCTTTATAGATAACCCTTATCTTATCGCTTATGAAATGCTGAATGGAGTAGACAAAAAATTAATCACTGGAAACATTACCGCTACTTATAATTTCAATAATAATTTTGAAATGATGCTAAGGTCTGGTATTGAAATCACAGACGAAGAAAGAACAACCAAGAGACCTTACAGTTCTGCCAATTACCTTCAAGGATACTATCGCGAACAATACATTAAAAATTCTGAGTATAATACAGACTTACTTTTTACGTATAAAAATAATTTTGGGAAATGGGGCGTTTCTGCTTCAGCAGGGGGGAATATCAGAGCAAATGAATATGTGCTGAATGATTACAGAGCCATCGGTCTTAGAGTTCCTGGGATTTATCAATTAACCAATGCGATTTCTCTAAATACAAGAATTGCTCAACCCAATGATAAAGAAACTAATAGTGTTTACGGTTTAGCGTCATTCAATTATGATAACCTTTGGTTTGTAGATTTCACCGCAAGAAACGACTGGAGCAGTACTTTACCAAAAGCCAATCGTTCTTATTTCTACCCATCGGTTGCTACTTCTTTAATTCTTTCAGATGTTTTGAAAATGAAATCGAAAAGCTGGAATTATTGGAAGTTGAGAGCTTCTTGGTCTCAAGTAGGAAACGATACACAACCGTACAAATTACAACAGTTTTATAATACCAGCGATTTTGTAGGTTCGGCAGAAAATATTGCCAATTTCCAAAACCCTAATCTGAAACCTGAAATGAACCAGAACATAGAAGCAGGGATGGATTTCAGTTTCTTCAAAAATAGATTAACGTATAACGTAACCGTTTATCAAAACAGCACCAAAGACCAAGTTGTAAACGTACCGTCTCTTATTGAAACAGGATATTCTACACGTACCATTAATGCTGGTGAAGTAAGAAATAGAGGAATAGAAATGACTTTGAATGCAATCCCCGTGAAAAATAAAAATTTCCAATGGAATGTTACCGCAAACTGGTCTATGAATAAAAACAGAATCATGTCTTTACCAGCAGAATTCCAAGGGGAACCATATACCATGGGAAGTGTAGGGGGAGTAGTATTCTTTAATGCAGTAGTTGGAGGTTCTCTAGGAGATATGTACGGATATAAATTACAGTACGCTCCAGATGGTCAAGTGATTTTTGGTAGCGATGGTCTTACTGCCAAATCTACAGAAATAGAATATGTAGGAAATGCCTATGCAAAATGGAGAGGAGGTTTACAAAACGCTTTTAAATACAAAAACTTTTCTTTAAGTTTCTCTTTTGACGGGCAATACGGAGGTAGAGTTTACTCACAGTCTCACCATAAAATGTCTGAGCAGGGAAAACTTACCCATACTTTGGTAGGTAGAGATAATCCAAACGGAACGATTGTAGGAGTAGGAGTGGTGCAAAACCCAGATGGATCTTTCTCTCAGAATACCAAAGCGGTAACCCTTACTTCTTATTATGCAGATTATTATAGAAGAGCCAATGTGGAAACCAACTCATTTGATGCGTCTTATCTGAAACTAAGAGAAGCCAATATCACATTCTATTTCCCTAAACAAATCGTGCAGTCGCTGAACATGTCAGACTTAAGTTTATCCTTATTTGGTAGAAACTTATGGATGTGGACCAAGTTCCCATTATTTGACCCAGAAGCAGCTACATTGAACGATTCATCAATTACTCCGGGAGTAGAAATAGGGCAACTTCCTACTGCCCGTACTGTAGGAATTCAACTTAATGCTAAATTCTAA
- a CDS encoding calcineurin-like phosphoesterase C-terminal domain-containing protein translates to MKQSFLMLFLCAAFSFAQQQATGYVFEDANKNGIKDRKEKGIANVSVSNGVEVVKTDETGKYALPVENDNIIFVIKPANYATPKSNMQLPQFYYIHKPEGSPKDMKYAGVKPTGKLPKEINFPLYVQKENTQFKVLVFGDPQPYDEKEIDYFRRGIINEVKNNKKDAVFGISLGDLVGDDLSLHPLYIDAVKEIGLPWYNVMGNHDMNYEAKEDKLSDETFEANFGPNNYAFNYGNVHFIVLDDILYPDPRDGKSYWGGFRKDQLDFVENDLKNVNPNQLVVFSFHIQLTPENDGDKHFRMEDRKRLFEILKPFQNVLMMSAHTHKQTQLFYGKKEGWEGIKPIHEFNAGTTSGDWYSGTVDELGVPKSVMRDGTERGYSFVSFNDNQYEITYKVAGKPEDYQINLWVPKVVPFKTKNAARIVANFFMGSKQDKVEYRIDNGEWKEMDYTESIDPDYTNDVLKWDTTQELFTGRRPSNPEASKHIWTAPFSRKLELGTHEVEVRAKDRYGKTYTTKSTFEVKNSTLIP, encoded by the coding sequence ATGAAACAATCATTTTTAATGCTTTTCTTGTGTGCTGCATTTTCTTTCGCACAGCAACAAGCAACAGGATATGTCTTCGAAGACGCCAACAAAAACGGAATCAAAGACCGTAAAGAAAAAGGAATTGCCAACGTTTCTGTTTCCAATGGAGTAGAAGTGGTAAAAACAGACGAAACAGGAAAATATGCTTTGCCTGTAGAAAACGACAATATTATTTTCGTCATCAAACCAGCCAATTATGCTACGCCGAAAAGCAACATGCAATTGCCTCAGTTCTACTACATTCATAAACCTGAAGGTTCGCCAAAAGATATGAAATATGCAGGAGTAAAACCTACAGGAAAATTGCCAAAAGAAATCAACTTTCCTTTATATGTACAAAAGGAAAACACACAATTCAAAGTATTGGTGTTTGGTGACCCTCAACCGTATGATGAAAAAGAAATTGATTATTTCAGAAGAGGTATTATCAATGAGGTGAAGAACAATAAGAAAGATGCGGTTTTTGGCATCAGTTTAGGAGATTTGGTAGGAGATGATTTGAGTTTACACCCGCTCTACATTGATGCGGTTAAAGAAATCGGTTTGCCTTGGTACAATGTGATGGGGAACCACGACATGAACTACGAAGCGAAAGAAGATAAATTATCAGACGAAACTTTCGAAGCGAATTTTGGCCCAAATAATTACGCTTTCAATTATGGGAATGTACACTTCATCGTTTTAGATGATATTTTGTATCCAGACCCAAGAGATGGGAAAAGTTACTGGGGTGGTTTCAGAAAAGACCAGTTGGATTTTGTAGAAAACGACTTGAAAAATGTAAATCCTAATCAATTGGTGGTGTTTTCATTCCATATTCAGTTGACGCCAGAAAATGATGGAGACAAACACTTTAGAATGGAAGACAGAAAAAGATTGTTTGAGATTTTAAAACCTTTCCAAAATGTATTGATGATGTCTGCACATACACACAAGCAAACCCAATTGTTCTACGGGAAAAAAGAAGGTTGGGAAGGCATCAAACCGATTCATGAATTCAATGCAGGAACCACTTCTGGAGACTGGTATTCTGGAACGGTAGATGAATTAGGCGTACCAAAATCGGTGATGAGAGACGGAACAGAAAGAGGGTATTCTTTTGTGAGTTTTAATGATAATCAGTACGAAATCACGTATAAAGTAGCAGGAAAACCAGAGGATTATCAAATCAATCTTTGGGTGCCTAAAGTAGTTCCTTTCAAAACGAAAAATGCAGCAAGAATTGTAGCCAATTTCTTTATGGGAAGCAAACAGGATAAGGTAGAATACAGAATAGATAATGGCGAATGGAAAGAAATGGATTATACAGAATCTATAGACCCAGATTACACCAATGATGTATTGAAATGGGATACTACACAAGAACTGTTCACAGGAAGAAGACCAAGTAATCCAGAAGCTTCTAAACACATTTGGACGGCTCCTTTTTCTAGAAAATTAGAATTAGGAACCCACGAAGTAGAAGTAAGAGCCAAAGACCGCTACGGAAAAACGTACACCACAAAATCTACTTTTGAAGTGAAAAACTCAACATTGATTCCATAA
- a CDS encoding SusD/RagB family nutrient-binding outer membrane lipoprotein: MKNIWIKAVAFCVISLAAPSCSRSFEEINTDTSKIIEPTPASLLAPIQYNMASNAYLRANDFTFDIMQIAIDFPGEGNNISRYYVTESTGNSYWNTSYKWLMQIKQMQDLAVQQNNKNYQAISMVMNAWLYSNLTDTFGDIPFSEASRVEEGITQPKFDKQKDIYVKLLDDLKTANALFVINTTLAGQDLFYNANNDVNGITYWKKFCNTLSLRLLTRILKKNGEIDVYARIQEIVNNPTVYPIFQSNAESALMNVTGVAPMLPPLARPQDFTSYRAVGEFFVNTLNDNKDPRMAQFFTQAKNLSNNQNIGYKGAPVAYMNGTTFTYQPSNFNQNLAKAPLKVLILPYAELQFILSELAFRGIITGNAQTYYENGVKAAIEQWGAVVPANYFANPKVAYDGTLETIMLQKYVALFFVDQQQWFEHKRTGYPVLPNNGGLLNDGKIPQRLLYPTQPKILNSANYNAAVQSLGGDNINVKDWWNQ, from the coding sequence ATGAAAAATATATGGATAAAAGCAGTAGCGTTCTGCGTAATTTCTCTAGCCGCTCCTTCTTGCAGCAGGTCTTTTGAAGAAATCAATACCGATACCAGCAAGATTATAGAACCTACTCCTGCAAGCTTATTAGCTCCTATTCAATACAATATGGCTTCTAATGCCTATTTGAGAGCCAATGATTTCACTTTTGATATCATGCAGATTGCAATAGATTTTCCAGGAGAAGGAAACAATATTTCAAGATATTACGTTACCGAATCTACAGGAAACTCTTATTGGAATACCTCATACAAATGGCTCATGCAAATAAAACAAATGCAAGACTTGGCAGTTCAGCAAAACAATAAAAACTATCAGGCGATTTCGATGGTGATGAACGCTTGGTTATATTCTAACCTTACCGATACTTTTGGAGATATTCCGTTCTCTGAAGCTTCTAGAGTGGAAGAAGGCATCACTCAGCCAAAATTCGATAAGCAAAAAGACATTTACGTTAAATTATTAGATGATTTAAAAACTGCAAACGCTCTTTTTGTAATCAATACCACTTTAGCAGGACAAGATTTATTCTACAACGCGAATAATGATGTGAATGGAATCACGTATTGGAAAAAATTCTGTAACACGTTATCTTTAAGATTATTAACCAGAATTTTAAAGAAAAATGGAGAGATAGATGTCTATGCTAGAATCCAAGAAATAGTAAACAATCCTACCGTTTACCCCATCTTTCAGAGCAATGCTGAAAGTGCCTTGATGAACGTTACAGGCGTAGCGCCTATGCTTCCGCCATTGGCAAGACCTCAAGATTTTACTTCTTATAGAGCGGTAGGGGAGTTTTTTGTGAATACATTAAATGACAACAAAGACCCGAGAATGGCGCAGTTTTTCACGCAAGCCAAAAACTTAAGCAATAACCAAAATATCGGGTACAAAGGTGCTCCAGTTGCTTACATGAACGGAACTACGTTTACTTATCAGCCTTCAAACTTTAACCAGAATTTAGCTAAAGCTCCACTTAAAGTCTTGATTTTACCTTATGCAGAGTTGCAGTTCATTCTTTCGGAATTAGCATTCAGAGGAATCATCACTGGAAATGCTCAAACGTATTATGAAAATGGAGTAAAAGCAGCGATTGAACAATGGGGAGCTGTGGTACCAGCCAATTATTTTGCAAATCCTAAAGTGGCTTATGATGGAACTTTAGAAACAATTATGTTGCAGAAATATGTAGCGCTATTCTTTGTAGACCAGCAACAGTGGTTTGAGCATAAGAGAACAGGTTACCCAGTTTTACCCAACAATGGCGGATTGTTGAATGACGGTAAAATACCACAGAGATTATTATATCCTACGCAACCAAAAATATTGAACAGTGCCAATTATAATGCAGCAGTTCAATCATTAGGAGGAGATAATATCAACGTTAAAGATTGGTGGAATCAATAA
- a CDS encoding glycerophosphodiester phosphodiesterase family protein, with product MKKLILLATLVGANFYHSQTQVIAHRGFWKTNPTTAENSIAALKNAQKLKVYGSEFDVRMTKDGVLVINHDEHINGVEIATSDFKSLKKQKLSNGENLPTLEKYLKQGKKSAVKLILEIKPAKTPELETEMVEKTLAMVEKFHLQNQTEYISFSLHIAKELKKQNPKALVQYLAGDLSPQEIKNLGIDGVDYHYNVFLEKHQDWIEQAKNLGVITNVWTVNDPEIYKKLYDAGVQFVTTNTPDVFLNINKSRE from the coding sequence ATGAAAAAATTAATTCTTTTGGCCACTTTGGTAGGCGCTAATTTTTACCACTCACAGACTCAAGTGATTGCACACAGAGGTTTCTGGAAAACCAATCCTACAACTGCTGAAAATTCTATTGCAGCGCTTAAAAATGCTCAAAAATTGAAAGTGTATGGCAGTGAGTTCGATGTGAGAATGACCAAAGATGGCGTTCTGGTCATCAACCATGATGAACACATCAATGGAGTTGAAATTGCCACTTCAGATTTTAAAAGTTTGAAGAAACAGAAACTCTCAAACGGCGAAAATCTGCCTACTTTAGAAAAGTATTTGAAGCAAGGCAAAAAATCTGCGGTAAAACTTATCCTTGAGATTAAACCTGCAAAAACTCCAGAATTGGAAACCGAAATGGTAGAGAAAACGCTGGCAATGGTAGAAAAATTCCACTTGCAAAATCAGACGGAGTATATTTCTTTTAGTCTGCATATTGCCAAAGAATTAAAAAAGCAAAATCCTAAAGCCTTGGTGCAATATCTCGCAGGTGATCTTTCGCCACAAGAGATTAAAAATTTAGGAATTGATGGCGTAGATTATCATTATAATGTATTCTTAGAAAAACACCAAGATTGGATAGAACAAGCCAAAAATTTGGGCGTTATCACGAATGTGTGGACCGTAAATGACCCAGAAATCTATAAAAAATTGTATGATGCTGGTGTACAATTCGTAACCACCAATACACCAGATGTATTTTTAAATATCAATAAATCCAGAGAATAG